The following coding sequences are from one Zalophus californianus isolate mZalCal1 chromosome 5, mZalCal1.pri.v2, whole genome shotgun sequence window:
- the LOC113928437 gene encoding glucose-6-phosphate isomerase-like: protein MAALTQSPQFQKLQKWYREHGSDLNLRRLFEGDKERFSHFSLNLNTNHGHILVDYSKNLVTETVMQMLVDLAKSRGVEAAREHMFSGEKINFTEDRAVLHMALRNRANTPILVDGKDVMPEVNKVLEKMKSFCQRVRSGDWKGYSGKPITDVINIGIGGSDLGPLMVTEALKPYSSGGPRVWFVSNIDETHISKTLATLNPESSLFIIASKTFTTQETITNVETAKEWFLLSAKEPSAVAKHFVALSTNTTKVKEFGIDPQNMFEFWDWVGGRCSLWLAIGLSIALHVGFDNFEQLLSGAHWMDQHFRTTPLEKNAPVLLALLGVWYINCFGCETQAMLPYDQYLHRFVAYFQQGDMESNGKYITKSGTRVDHQTGPIVWGEPGTNGQHAFYQLIHQGTKMIPCDFLIPVQTQHPIRKGLHHKILLANFLAQTEALMKGKSTEEARKELQAAGKSLEALEKLLPHKVFEGNRPTNSIVFTKLTPFILGALTAMYEHKIFVQGIIWDINSFDQWGVELGKQLAKKNEPELDGSSPVTSHDSSTNGLINFIKQEREARSQ, encoded by the coding sequence ATGGCCGCGCTCACCCAGAGTCCGCAGTTCCAGAAGCTGCAGAAATGGTACCGCGAGCACGGCTCTGACCTCAACTTGCGTCGCCTTTTCGAGGGGGACAAGGAACGCTTCAGCCACTTCAGCTTGAACCTGAACACCAACCATGGGCATATTCTGGTGGATTACTCAAAGAACCTTGTGACCGAAACTGTGATGCAGATGCTGGTGGACCTGGCCAAGTCCAGGGGTGTGGAGGCTGCCCGGGAGCACATGTTCAGCGGCGAGAAGATCAACTTCACAGAGGATCGGGCGGTGCTGCACATGGCCTTGCGGAACCGGGCAAACACACCCATTCTGGTAGATGGCAAGGATGTGATGCCAGAGGTCAACAAGGTCCTGGAGAAGATGAAGTCTTTCTGCCAGCGAGTCCGGAGTGGTGACTGGAAGGGGTACTCAGGCAAGCCCATCACGGACGTCATTAACATCGGCATTGGCGGCTCTGACCTGGGACCCCTCATGGTGACTGAAGCCCTTAAGCCGTACTCTTCAGGAGGTCCCCGGGTCTGGTTTGTTTCCAACATCGACGAGACCCACATCTCCAAAACTCTGGCCACTCTGAACCCTGAGTCGTCCCTGTTCATCATTGCCTCCAAGACCTTTACCACCCAGGAGACCATTACGAATGTGGAGACGGCGAAGGAGTGGTTTCTCCTGTCGGCCAAGGAACCTTCTGCAGTTGCGAAGCACTTTGTTGCCCTGTCTACCAACACGACCAAAGTGAAGGAGTTTGGGATTGACCCTCAAAACATGTTCGAGTTCTGGGATTGGGTAGGAGGACGCTGCTCGCTGTGGTTAGCCATTGGACTCTCCATTGCACTACATGTGGGATTTGACAACTTCGAGCAGCTGCTCTCAGGGGCCCATTGGATGGACCAGCACTTCCGTACGACGCCCCTGGAGAAGAATGCCCCCGTCCTGCTGGCTCTGCTGGGTGTCTGGTACATCAACTGCTTCGGGTGTGAGACGCAGGCCATGCTGCCCTATGACCAGTATCTACACCGCTTTGTGGCCTACTTCCAGCAGGGTGACATGGAGTCCAACGGGAAGTACATCACCAAGTCCGGCACTCGTGTGGACCACCAGACGGGCCCCATTGTGTGGGGGGAGCCAGGGACCAATGGCCAGCATGCCTTCTACCAGCTCATCCACCAAGGCACCAAGATGATACCTTGTGACTTCCTCATCCCCGTCCAGACCCAGCACCCGATAAGGAAGGGTTTGCATCACAAGATCCTCCTGGCCAACTTTTTGGCCCAGACTGAGGCCCTGATGAAGGGGAAGTCAACAGAGGAGGCCCGGAAGGAGCTGCAGGCCGCAGGGAAGAGTCTAGAGGCCTTGGAGAAGCTGTTGCCACACAAGGTCTTTGAAGGAAATCGGCCAACCAACTCTATTGTGTTCACCAAGCTCACGCCATTCATTCTGGGAGCCTTGACTGCCATGTACGAGCATAAGATCTTCGTTCAGGGTATCATCTGGGACATCAACAGCTTTGACCAGTGGGGGGTGGAGCTGGGAAAGCAGCTGGCCAAGAAAAACGAGCCTGAGCTTGACGGCAGTAGCCCAGTGACCTCTCACGACTCTTCCACCAATGGGCTCATCAACTTCATCAAGCAGGAGCGTGAGGCCAGAAGCCAATAA